GCGAGATTCGAGTCTTTTGTTTCTACTATCTCTTCGATCGTATGTATTTGTTCACTGAGAAGTATATCGTGCGTACCGCTAATCTCTGACTAGAACATCTTAATGTTCCGTCATCTGAGAAAGCTCAGTCAGAAAGCCATCGGAAACATGCCTGTATATACGGAGGGCAAAAGACGGTTCGATTCTTCAAATACAAGGAGGCGCAGCTCGACGGAGATATGGGAAACCCACGGAACCCACGAAACCCTCTTTCAAAACAAACCCAACGTCGAAGACTAGGCCTGATCGACCTTACTAAGGAGATTGATTGGCGAGAAAAGGCAAACATACCAGGAGTTGGTAAGTGGTGTCGGCGGCTAGATAGGGGTCGTATTCGGCGTGGTCCTGGTTTGCAGTCTATGAGAAAGTAGAATAATCAGACAGTGATATAGTGAAGTTTGGCTCATAATGACTAGCAGTTTGTGGTTAAGGGTCTATGGAAGGTGAAGGAGTGCGGAGGAAGCTTAGTGGAATAAGATCTGAGTGATAGATGGAAAAGTAAGTTGACACGGGGGCCGTTCCGAAGGGAATACAGCCAGAGTTTTATCTCTTTGATTCCGATTAAAGAGGCTATAGCAACTGTGTTCAATATGGAAGCAAGTTTCGTGAAAGGATCGGCTTATACATTACTCCTTACACTGTATTGTTGGCTCTTCCGCAGTGTAGTTGTGCTCTAGTTGCAGGAAAGCACTACGCAGGTGTTTGATGTTCGCCCTTGGTCTCAACCAAGTGACGGCCACGTGAAGTTCCAGAGCTTAAAGTCCGCTTTTCAGAGCGCAGTGAGCCCCAATCGTTCTATGGAGGATAACCACCCAGtttgcttcttctgtctcGTTGGGCCCTTTGAAGCTTCCATCGCCGCCGTGCAACATTATCACATTTTGTACAATAAACTGGCCAGTAGGAGGGTGGATTCGAGGACACTTCTCCAGCCACGTCCAGGTGGAAGGTTCTGGCACCTAGGCTAAGTGACGGACGACTGAAGGGGTGATAAAAGGTGTTGTTCGTATTTTATTCAATATAGAATCTGACCgaaaagatgaagaggaacCTCCAATGACTGAGGAAAATTGAGATGGAGTTTGATTCTTTTGCGATATGGTTTTGTTTCAAGCGACAGGCTTATTCATTCATGATGCAGATTGTCGGCCCGCCAGCTTCCAACAAAAGCCATTTCCTGGCCACCCTCTATCGGAGAAACCAATAAAGGGCGCAAATGCATGCTTTCAAAGGCTTGAGCAACCGGCCTGCTGCTCAATGTTTGCTACCGTCAAAGTCAACCTTGTATTTCCGTGATGCAGAACGAACTTGGGAAACGCACTTTCTAGTAAATTTGGGAATTTCTCTCGTTCCCGAAGACACTCGAAACATAATGCTCGGACCTGTATATCATCTTTAGATCGAGTGCCTCGATAAAAGCATTGTCGATCTACGATACAGAGCTCTAGGAGTTGGGGAACTTTGGCGAGAATGCTTTGAAGCAGATTGATGTACCAGGAATCGACCTCAAACCTGGTAGGCTTTGGCCCCGGGTAGTCAAAATCCAGAATGAACTGTTTGTTGGATTGTAGATCTATTTGCCAGTTCTGACGGATAGTATGTGCTGGCACCCGACTACTCCATAACCCGAATGCAAAGCGGCGCAAGTGTTTCGTCACCTTGAGCGTCTCAACGAGTGCTTCAACTTTTTCATTCTATTATCCAATGTCAGTAGTTGTGGTTACTGAGAGAAAACAAAGGGCTTTACCAAATTATTCCAGTGGCTCATTTCGAAACATGTCCCAGGTTTGCAGCAGCCACTCTCACTTAGAACAAGTGACTCAACCTCTGGAAAGTCCCTCAGAATGGGTTCCAGGCACTTGGGATCCATGTATCGAAGCGGCGATTGCTTGTATATATTGGAATTAAATGATGTGTCGATATGAAGCGCCTTGAGGGAATGATGTCGACTCTTCAATGCATTATAATGGGTTTTCTTCACATTCATAGGCAGCTGGACTGCTTCTAGAGTTGTTGGTTCGAAGCTGCAAAGGATAGTCTTGAATTCCTCCCCACTGGCCCTGTGAAAAATCACACTGCGAGGCTTTACCCATTTATCATCTGGTCGGAATTTCTGGTTGAATTGTGGAGATTGACCTTTGAGGTCAATATCGAATGTGACGTCGCGGAGGCCATTTACTTGACTTAGGCAACAGCCAATAAGATTGGCCGTGAGCCGAGGTAAATCATGGTTACACTCAGAGGCCTGGGAGTTATGTAGTCCTATGAACTGAAAGGTGACATGTCTATAAATCGATTAACAACAACACGAACTTGGCCACCCACGTTGGTCAATCGATACCTTGTTTGCTCGAATGTATTGGTTCTTTGTTTGAGTGTCTCTTTGAACAGTTTTAGTTCTTCAAACAGCCCCTCTAAAGTGCCCAGGAACTTGACACTTGTGAATAGTTGCGGGCTGAATATTTCTCGAAGTTGCTTCGATACAGTGGTGCAGATCTTGATCTCAGGATGACTGAGGTACGATCTGATCATGAAAAGGAGCTCCTTTGGCATCCTGGCCAGTCCGCAGAAGTCTGACGCGATCGGGTTAACCTGCGCGGGGGGGGATCCTGAAGGGAATTCTGGCGTACAGGTCTCCTTGTCACTGATAGATAGGTGACGTGAGAATAGTTGGTGATACGCCTCTAGTGTGAGGTTGCCATCCACAGCGAGGCCATTCCTCAACGACTGCTGTGCAGCCTGTCCATGAGATTGCCCAAAGTTCATCAGTTCTGGTCCACCAAAGTGTACCTCTTCTGTTTCTATCCCCTCGCGGAATATGCTCACTGCACGAGCTTTTCTCATTCGACGAGCTTTGTAATACCAGCGGTAGTCATCTATGACCTGTTTGTAATGTCGCTTGATCCTCCCTCGATCCCATTTACACAATGGAAATTTCTCCTTCAGACGACCGATAAAAAAGGCAGAATACGTCCTCAATACATTGCTTTCTTCGGGTTTCATTTCACCATTCTTGTGTAACTCATATAGTAGCTCTATAAAGAAAAGCTTCTGTGCTGGTGTCCAACAGTTGATTGAGACGTTTGGTGACATAACGATGAACCCCGGATTAAAGCAAGCTGTTTTAGCTGCGATTGAGGAAGAAAGATGGAAGGGAAAgtgaaaagaaaagaatagGGCGGAAGAAGGAGGTATGAAATAGGAGATAAACAGTAAAGCACAGAACAGAAACCTCGAAAGCCATTTATAGGCACGATTATTTCTCTAGTTTCCCAGGTGCTCACAGGATTGGTACGCTTCTTGGTACTCTACAGGCATAGGTCTTCTCTGTGACTCGTGATGTGAGAATCAAAAAGTGTAGCTTGGATCGTTTGAGTGGCTGCCCTTGTCGGAGGCCGTTCAACGCCACTATTGTCTCCTGTACGTGATTACCTGCCTGGTTAGAACTCTAACTTGTCTAGCCTTCTCACATGGATGGAAAAGATAAAGATCAATTACCTATGCGTACTATGACGCCTGCAGCCGATTACATAGATTCAACATGTAGGCGTGGTGAATGTACGGCTTGGGATTTATTGACAGTCGTCTCGTTTGGAATGAACTATAGGTAATGGTGAGAGGCTTGTTAGCTAAAAGCCGCTGAGTTGATGATTATTTGAAAGGCTTATGGTTGTGCGcatttatatattaatacaTTGCTTGGCGTAtgccccccccccccccccgcGGCTACTTTCGCACTGAACATTTTTAGCATAGGTACTAATGATCTCAAGGCCGGATATAGGTAACGACTAAAAACAAGATATCTATTAGTCAGTGCTAGCAATAGGAGGAGTAGTCCATACCGTCCCGGCCGAAATCAGAGGCCGCTTATCGAAGCTGCGCGGCGGATACAGGTCTCAATCCAATGGCAAACACATTCAAATTAAAACCTCGCTAATAAAGACAGTGACCTGAACCCCTTGCCCCTAACGGACTCAGGTCGACGGTTTTAACAGTCAAGAGAAGTATACTTTATGGCCAAATATCAATTGGTAATTATCAGGACATATCCCTAGTCCTACAGTCTAAAATCAATTGTTGCATCAGCTTACCAATCGTCACACTTCAAAGGGTGGGGAGGGCAGAAAGACCAAACAGGGTTCCAGAGTTCACATGGCTGGTGTCACCCATATCCGAGTGTTTCGTTGAAAACCTACCCCCGTTCGGGTTCGGGCCCGAGTGGGAATGCTAGCCCTGCAATCAGACAATACGTGACGCTAACCGTTAAAACAAGAGCGGATTGCCTTCCCGTCTAATCAAACTATCCACCGTTTACTAGCGAGATTCCCATGGTAGACAAACCACTTTGGCTTCTCCCCCAAAGCATCAGCTcgccttttttttttacaaTCTTCACGCAACATCTATGTCTACGTACGATCGCTGACGCTACAAGCGACATATATACCATGGCTCTGAGAGAGAAAGGGCCGCAGATCATCGCTACAATGTGGACTTTGACACCTGTAGCCATGATTTTCGTTGCATTACGAGCATACGTTAGACTACTTATCAAGAGGCCATTCGGCATTGACGACCTTTTCCACAGCTTGGCCTTTGTGAGTTACCGAGAATTTTTCTTCCTCAATATCTCTTTGTgcttttctttttgcccttgtTTCCTCCACTAATGTAACCACATGCAGGTGTTTCTTGTCTGTTATACTATCTGTATTACTATCGCAGTACATTACGGCTTCGGGCAAGATATTTCTCGTCTCATTCATCAAAATTCTAGGCACTTGCCTCTTGCACTGCTTTTCGAGGCTATTGGCCAGACCTTTGCCATTGTGGGCATGGTACTTGCCAGATGGTCAAGTGCCTTCCTTCTACTTCGCTTAACAAAGCCTTTATTGACAACACTTCGACGAATCATATTATGTTTCATGTGTTGTCTCACTGCCACCTCTGTGGCTGCCTGTGTGCTGTCCTGGTTGCAGTGTTCTCTGGTGAGGTATTCATGGTGGCATCATGTCCTGGACGTATGTGCCGATAACCCATATGGGTTGATGTTCTTCCACAGTGAGCACCTGCTGTCTGCCAGAATCACCTCTGAGACATACTAAAATCACAAACAGGCTTGTGCACGCTAGCAGACTTTCTATTTGTCGGCTGGGGCTGGCATATTCAGCGGTCTGTAAGCATGACAGTACAAGACAGAATTACCACTCTCTGCGGCTTCAGCCTTAGTCTCATGTAGGTAcccatcctcgccatctaTCAAACGTTGTTAAGAAGCGCATGTAGCACGGGAGCATGTGGCTGCAAGCGAACCTTGGAAGCAATGCAACTTTCGAGCCCCAACTATACGAGTGAGTagccatcatcatcggtaGAAACCCTGGTTAATGGCTTGCCAGATGATACAGTAGGGTTAGTGTTATGGTCCGCAGTCGACATAACCACAATAGAGGCCTTTAATGGCATAGTAGTCTGTCTCTCTTCCTGCAAGCAGCTCTTCAAAATGTGGACTTCAACCCGAATTGATGGCCGGGAGGTCAGGGACGATCATGCTGTGCAAGCATACGGAGACAGTCCACCATTTCCTCACCAGAATGGAAGGTCAATGGATGCCGAAAAGTGGCGGGGTACCAATCTTACTGACGGGAAAAGCGAATCTGAGGTATCAGTACTTCGTTATTCTGCCAGAGGCAACCTGTAATCAGATATCGAAAGCCAATGCGAGTCATTACCTGTCTTCTTGCCAAGGGCAGCCTGACAGGCCATGTAACGCTTCAACAGCGGCCTACAAACACCAGACGTACGATGCTTGTGAATTATGGTTCTGTCATATCCTGGTAGAAGTAACGAATGATATTCGAGGCCGTACATACCAGACTCAGACGGACAAGAAATCTCATTCTGCTTCCACCATGGCTCCAACCAGCGCCTGCGTTCGGAGGATGACTACGACCTGATGTGCAAGACCTAACCTTCCGTATTTGTCCTACTGTAGAGGCGAAGGCAATAACACCCTCAAGACTCAGCCATTCTATAATGAGGCCCTCGAGGTAGAGCAATGAGCCCCTTCACCAAACCGCGTTAATATGTATGCCCGTCCTATCAGGTATACCGTTGTAGATTGTAGTTGTTTACTGGTCTCCCCAGAGATTCGGTCCCTCCGGTCTCGTCGTTGCGTCCATCGACATCTACAGAGCGCAGAGACGGGGGACATCATAGGCTGTTCAACTGCCGCAACGCAGTCGACAGGAGAATAGTCTGCGGTGCAAACTCGCGGGCGGAACCGACAATGGCTCTTTCCGCCAGCTCGGTTACGGCAATCTGCCCGCTGACACACATGGCCATAAACACAGTTTGCTCTGCGGCAAGCTCCCCCACGCGTACAAGTTACAGAACGTGAGAGATGTTCAAGCGCTGGGAGCAGGTCTTTATCAATTGGTGCATGTTCATATCCACAGTTGTCGCTCTCGCATGAATTATACAGCTGTGCATTATTGCAGAATCTCTTCCCCTGCGATAGCATCTTGAGACGTCTTGCGGCATCACGGTCAGGTGGGGGCAAGTAAGCGTCGAGACGGTCCTCGGCTGCATTGATGGCCACGCATCCATATGGGATGTCGTCCTTTCGAGGTAGGGACTCGATATTACTCTTGGTGATACTGGAGCCGCGTCCCCAATCACCTGCCAGGTTCTTTGTGCCTGTGCCGATAGTTGACGGCGAGGGTGTACTACTCTGACTGGATGTTTTACTGTCGACGTGAGAGAACTTGCAGCCGCTGCCATATCGGCAATTCCCTTGCATGTAAAAGCTGCAGACCGAGTTCCCATCATTCGAGTTTCCTTTGATCGTAGAATTTGTGTATGGTGAGTTGACGACTTTACTGATATTGGTGGACGACGCAAGAGCCGTCTTTGTTTGCGCAGTAGAATAAGCGTATGTGAGTGGTACATGGCGGAATACACCAGGGAGTTCTTCAATGTTCATGCCAAGTCTGTCAAACTCCTTATGAAACAACACACTCGGCGTTCGAATAAGCGTGAATCTTTCACGGTTGCCCCTAAAGGGGATAAGATCGGATACGTAGCCCACATCATGGCAGGCCGCGAAGTAAATATGCTTGCACTGGGCGTTGTCGGCGTAGAGACGGAGAATGGCTTTGACTTTAAAATCGGCGTTTTCTTTTAATTCGCCCGCGTCGATAAAATCAGCGAGACCGTAAGATCGGTTAAATCCAGCTGTgaatgatgagaatgatCGCTTCTCTGCACCGGCGAGACCGTTTTTGCAAAGTGCTTTTGATAGGCCTGTGAGGTTGGCGTAGACGCGGACCATGACCTCGCAGGATTCGAGACCTTTGCGGCGTAGACTATCTTTGATAGTATCATTGAGTTGTTTGGCGGCTCTGCTCCCGCCTTCTTCACCGTCTTTGACGAAGCGTTCGTCAAAGATGTAACCATCTCCGTCAACGACTACAAGAGCAAAAGGATTACGCTCTTGACCTCTTGCGAGCTGCTTGTAGCGCTCTCTCCCCTCACGCTCCTCTTCATAATCGCTTTTAAGACGCTTATAGTCTTTGATCAGAACAGCGTACTGGTCGAGAATATCGTTGAGGGCGTTGTTATTTCGGAACGcggcaagcttctcagctgCACTGTCGATTGTCGCATCAGGAAGCATTGTCGGCGGATGGCGACGACGACATGCCCTGCATTGCCGAAGATTCCGGGGAGATTTGTGAGTGAGGTGCGAAGTGAAAAAGGAGAGGGTATGGTGTCTCTTACGGTGAGTGCGGGCACAAAAGAATGCCGGGCAATCTCAGAGCGGTAGATGAGATTGCAGTTGCGGAGTCATGTGATATGCCACGTGTGTTACTCTTCAGGCATCAACGGCGGCAACCCAATCTTGCTCGACGGTGCAGGAGGACAAAAGAAGGGCGCCCACGTAAGGATTGTTTCACTTATTTTGTTGTTTGTTTTTCTGCGTGCACAGTCACTTTGTTGGAGACGTCGCTGTTTGCGCTCGTGAATTTGGTCAAGCATCGTATGTTTGAGGCCGTGCGTTTCACCGCCCCACTACCCGCATTATTGAAACGGCTTCCAATCTCATGCCATGGGCCTTATAGTGCATGAGTTTCTTTGAACTCACAAAGAACAGTCCGATGTTTCGGAAGTTATACCTAAATACACTGTCTCTTGTATCTTCATAACCAttctcgtctcgtctcgtctcacCTTGGGGCACCTCGGTCCTGGACTTATGCAGCGGCCTGACGTTGCTTATTCTGTAGTCATCCAGCATCTTCCATGTGTCAACAAACGCAACAAGTCAGTCTCTAGTCTATGCCTTCATTTATTCTATCGTTTCTCTCCCCT
This genomic interval from Fusarium oxysporum f. sp. lycopersici 4287 chromosome 3, whole genome shotgun sequence contains the following:
- a CDS encoding hypothetical protein (At least one base has a quality score < 10); translated protein: MLPDATIDSAAEKLAAFRNNNALNDILDQYAVLIKDYKRLKSDYEEEREGRERYKQLARGQERNPFALVVVDGDGYIFDERFVKDGEEGGSRAAKQLNDTIKDSLRRKGLESCEVMVRVYANLTGLSKALCKNGLAGAEKRSFSSFTAGFNRSYGLADFIDAGELKENADFKVKAILRLYADNAQCKHIYFAACHDVGYVSDLIPFRGNRERFTLIRTPSVLFHKEFDRLGMNIEELPGVFRHVPLTYAYSTAQTKTALASSTNISKVVNSPYTNSTIKGNSNDGNSVCSFYMQGNCRYGSGCKFSHVDSKTSSQSSTPSPSTIGTGTKNLAGDWGRGSSITKSNIESLPRKDDIPYGCVAINAAEDRLDAYLPPPDRDAARRLKMLSQGKRFCNNAQLYNSCESDNCGYEHAPIDKDLLPALEHLSRSVTCTRGGACRRANCVYGHVCQRADCRNRAGGKSHCRFRPRVCTADYSPVDCVAAVEQPMMSPVSALCRCRWTQRRDRRDRISGETSKQLQSTTVYLIGRAYILTRFGEGAHCSTSRASL